ttccctctattttttcttctcacatgctttattatctttttatttaatacgtTACCCacctttttcttaatctctgtgttggaaaaaaaatgtctccactactatggaacagagggagtaatagttTCAGAAAAATGAATGACGCAGATATAGTGTTAGTCAACGTTACAGTGGGATCTTGAAAACTGACCAGGGCAAGCCGAGATCCCTGTAAAGCTGGAGAGAGATTAGTCTTTAGGCACATGAACAGATGTGATCACAGTTGGATTTCTTCTTATATTATATCTATGTGcaatccaaaaatataaataaaaatcaagATTGATATCTAGTGTAGTTGAATGTGTGGTTTTCTAGATTATTATTATACATACAAATTGTCGAAATAAGAACTACAACTCGTCCAATAAAGGAGGATGTTGtcattcaattatttaaaactaGATATGCAGCAACTTCCCAAAATATTTCCCTATAAATTCCATTCATTTTTTGAGTTAGTCATTAAACTCCCTCTCTCACTAAATATGACAGCCCAAGTGATTCCCGAACTAGTGTTCTCTGGAACCCAATTTCATGGAATGGAGTGTATTTCAATCCCCACCATTAGAAGGTATATACATTAATAAGTAGTTGGTTTCAAATTTGAGATCAGACCAATACAACTATAACAACTTATTTGCTGATTATAGAAATTCAGATTTCGATCctaaaatcaattggtgatTTATATAATGCTTTCAGTTCTGTTTGTATACAATTGATAATTAGTTGGTTCTTATATATGCAGATTGGAAGGAAAAGTTGCTATAATAACCGGCGGGGCCGGGGGCATCGGAGAGGCGATTGTTCGCCTATTCGCGGCCCACGGTGCCAAAGTGATAATGGCGGACGTGGACGATATCCAAGGGAAGTCGATTGCGGAGTCGTTGGCAGGTCAGGCGACGTACGTCCACTGTGACCTGAGCTCGGAGACGGAAATCGAAGCCCTAATAAACTTGACAGTGACGAAACACGGGAAGATCGACATCCTATTCAACAACGCGGGCATCCTGGGGGACCAGTCGAGGCACAAGAGCATCCTAGAGTTTGACGCGGCGGAGTTTGACAGGATCATGACGGTGAACGTGAGGGGCACGGCGCTGGGGATGAAGCACGCGGCGCGGGCCATGATCCGAGGCGGGGGCCGCGGGGGGTGCGTGATCTCGACCGCGAGCGTGGCCGGGGTGATGGGAGGGATGGGGCCGCACGCGTACACGGCGTCCAAGCACGCGATCGTGGGGCTGACCAAGAACGCGGCGTGCGAGCTCGGGCGGTACGGGATACGGGTGAACTGCATCTCGCCGTTTGGGGTGGCGACGAGGATGCTGGTGGAGGCGTGGCGGGACGGGTcgacggaggaggaggaggtgatgaagatgaagatggagGAGTTTGTGAGTTGTTTGGGGAATTTGAAGGGGGAGACGCTGAGGGCTAAGGATGTGGCGGAGGCGGCGCTGTTTTTGGCTAGTGATGAATCCAGGTATATTAGCGGACACAATCTCGTTGTGGACGGAGGAGTTACCACTTCTAAAAATTGTGTTGGCTTGTGACCctcattcataatttttctttttttctttcatatGCCATGTATTTATGTAGTAGAATGAGTTACCTATCTCATTAAACTTCTTTTTTAATTCTATTCACTAATTTTGTGTAAATAATAATACTTCCTTCCTCCTATTATAGATAGACACATTTCTTATGGCAAAAAAACCAACACTCTATCTCTCTCCTCCATGTTCtctattttcttctctcttcattaaatCACTAAATACCAATACCTAAAATTATGTGCCCAAAAAATTataggacggaaggagtacataatactccctccgttccttaaatttTGTTACACTtcgaccgggcacgagttttaagaaatgtattgaaaagtgggttgaaaaattTAGTGAAGTGTGGGTCttacttttaaatattaattttataataaaatatgagtgataaAGAGTTAGCGGAATGTGAGGTTCAATACCAaatatggtaaaaagtgaaaaatgtcaaattttgtgggacgaaccAAAATAGAAATATGTGATTTTTGAGGTACGGAGGAAATaccaagttttattttattcattccaTCAATTATGATATTTAGCGAATTTtttatgggaataaatgcaagtaataaatgaagatcacaacactgaaaattacatggttcgatttactgaggtaaatctacgtccacgggaagaatagagggcaaatttgtattgcttgatctagcttacagattacaatactgatttgctatatgagattcaggatctagagaacttaaccctggtctatctgatctaagttctatttatacattcgaactaagatcgtggtttgcagccctggtaggggggttgataactgcttaatgccactaaatagatcgtgggtgtaatggaggtcgtggagatcctgcatgggtccactatctccttgttcggtcgaatactgagaccgaactgctgaactttgccgatcagcttttgccgatctgagagtcgAGCTCGATAgatcggcttttaccgagctataggctgtgaccgaactctttggttgtgccgaactgatactctttcttgggttttgggctgatgggccgtcactgctattgggctcgcaattattgtttagttgtttagttcgtatcccatcaccaccccccccgaaaagcgaagtgaatcacttcggcattttggataagtgtaagggggaggctgacgtcaggggacgtgctctgcacgtgtctgcattaaatgtgacagcaaatccggccagagaattcagaaaaagtgggatttgaaacggtgcgacgaatttgaaaaatatttcctttcttcatcattggaacacttttgcgattatttcttctgcattctctctctttttcgtaaaattttcttccgcttcttcaagaatttcttcagagactttcgaccatcaaagagtaagaatcatgtcttcttcttctgaaactgtttctgaatcaggtagtggtaagaaggggggtaagggatcttctggccggaaaaagtccggggagaagacggtagaatattttcacagcattttgagtaaggatactgtgatatccttacacagaaaatattttcttcctggggggttagtggtgattcccgacgacactcatagggctaactcgccgccggagggttatgccaccgtttacgaagcctgcttagaatgcgggcttcgtttccctcttccccccgcctttgtagagcttcttgattttttccaacttcctttaggtcaggtgactccaaattcttggaggcacttatcggcctttgctgccgagctgcgtagactagaaaaggatctgtctctgagggcaatccttaatttctttcagtttaagagaaagggatcctggttttacttgatccctttacagccctttagagccttctgtaaaaccaaatggccgatgtggaaaaatcgcttctttttttacaataggacagcggctccggacttttcctggagagggccgaagtccgtaattcctcatcctcgggtagaaccgttggacgagctcgagggcgggctcaataagattcccatgattaggaaacagtatttggaatctgagctcgtcaagggtgacttcgtgttcgactcctcgtcttcggacgaagagactgagggtgaggatttcttttttatgctttactgctttagcggcggaaactaactttgttttcttgctttttggcagtgaacatgctaagcaagcttggtcgcaaatcctccgaatcaaaggagccggagaaacagaaaaccaccagctcggcgtctgatgccgagaagaatccgaagaggcagaagacctcttcgagtcagtcttcggatcctaaaaagccgggatcgacctcggcaagggggaaggcgaagactcagaaacccccaaaagcgccagagagagacattgtccaggggggttatggatcaggagtggttacggccacttcggaacatatctctgagccctttttatggccaaaggactttgtagaggtgaattttcttcttgattttctggctttgcttctttcctatattttttgtggcccctctgttgactttttcctttttccattttcagaggaacaatatgctctgcaaactcgtcacagttgaactctctaaagcgtccagcgattatgatgagatgcagaggaatttgaatgctgctcgtcaccaggccgaacaggctcgggcagactttgagagggcaagggccgctatgatctcggctcaggatgaagcccagcgtgccaaagaccagctcatcatccagagagagcggtcgaaatagagggaggcggctgccgtggttgctcagggggaggctctccgtgtttacacggagaaactctttttgagcaatcaattttcggcccttatcggtgatctgctgaaattgatgaccgataatgttgagcaggaacccgaagtcgtcttgccgctgtatggccgagagattgcagcgcgtctccagagtctgccgctccttgaggagcttgcgtcttcatcggtcctgctttctgctgaacgagtccgtaattgccgtgctgaccgtgacgagaacatggaggccatctttgcctccttggggcctgtttcacccgcttcaattttcaaagaagagggtgagcaggaaaatgaggccggcaaggagaccgagcagaaggatcagcagaccggcgacgggcacgccgagcaagaggtgcagcagatcggcgatgggggcgccgagcaggagggagggaggagggaggccgaggctgagaccgaggtcgacaaggagaaagaagctgaaacccacagggaagccggagacgaaactggcggagtatgatttcgtctcccttctcttagtttagtttctttctttctatttgtaaaatggccttgaagccctccttgtgtaaattttttcttgtgaatgaaaaaaattcttctttctacactcgtgtcttccttatagcttttcttaatctcttttactcctattgtggtttactgcctgctcggtaaactgaaatgccgaactgacatagctgcttcgtattcttaactctaaggagctggaggtacttcactggaagcggctatactctttggctttaaatgaagctgagaaaaaagctatagatgaccagatgaagtatgatgaactcttggctcgtttagtggagctggagtccaacaataaggacttagagttcataaagaaagatctggaggccgagctgaatactgtcatcgctgagaggactgcatatgaaggtttcatctgcgggcgcgggggaatgactatatctgaagttcagaatcaagttgatgaactgtgggagaagcttcatgtactccggaagaacaatgtgctggagagctcggcttgccaacaagttgtgaaatcattgcggcgcttggcttctctgtacgacatcattctttcccggcgtccctcaatcgagagattccttagccgtttcccgctaacagatgctcacactccaactcaaacctctaatccacttactcaaaattctactccaaatcagcaacggactcaggagcaaccggaaacgtcaagacaagaacgccctgaagttcgtagaggagttgtgaatatgagtgagcaagatcagcgaatgcttcgtgaagagactcttcgccgccgaggtgctagaacttcccggactcagggaagaggcggtaggtcgatcagagcatctcgtccacctacttattcttcaactgctcggaacgcccgaactcagcatcatgaggatttttcggataggtggctcaactttagcaatcgtagacagtagaatagtcctttgtaatggtgtaacgcattctcgtagggcagcggaattgtatgcccaacaagacttagtaaatgaaattttttcatttcgcttctatcactgcgtatttacagttcagcgattatttcatttattgtactcgtcctcggtcttatgaagtaaactcttctttgaccggacttagttagtgtccttatttggcgagttttatcgcttggattggactttccctagttaaccggagtggttttcggcttattgcagttcgtttcagacgaattgcttgtttcttaagctgaattgtggaatcttgtatcttccttagaagcttggactcacaattgtctttaatacatgatctaaaaaaaggggatcagcctttaaggaacaatatacctcagtaacatttataagagacaaaacgcacatagagagacaaataaaaaggacgaaaaagattttaaacttttaaaaaacgacaagtataaagaacaataaaaatatgaaagcacataaccctaggaccgaactagacacaagactgaccggaccttgtctcttacaaatagaacttcttgaggttggaaatatgccatgttcggggtacttgttctcctgacatgtgggttaatttataagacccttttcccaggacttctgacacccgatacggaccttcccatgtgggttcaagtttgcccagcttttctgctcggcttacttcattgtttctcaatacgagatctcccacttgaaactgcagctttttcaccctttggttataataccgggttacttgctccttgtacttggcttcttttatgaaggccaattctcttctttcttcggcaagatctagttcggctctcagtccgtcgtcattcagttctgttgagaaattaagggttcgggggctgggtatgccgatctcaaccggaattacggcttcagtgccgtacactagactgtacggagtttcaccgttggaggtttttggcgtagttcggtaagaccataggacttgaggaagattttctacccattgtcctttggcttgttctaaccgagtttttaatcctttcaccaaagtacggtttgttacttccgtttgtccgtttgcttgtgggtgagagactgaagtgaaccgctgttgaatattcaactcttggcaccaattcttgaatgttttgtcagtaaactgagtcccattatctgaaatgaggatatggggtatgccaaatcggcaaactatgttcttccagacaaaatctaatgcctttgagcttgttatcgtagctaatggttcagcctccacccactttgtgaagtaatccacggcaacgatcaagaatttcatttgccggggagcttgtggtagtggtcctactatgtctatgccccattgcataaaaggccaagggctttgcatagcacatagatcagtctgcggcgtccttgggatatttgcatggatttggcatttcgtacatttcttaactagctgtactgcttcttgtaccaaagttggccaataatatccccatctcagaacttttttagctaatgctctagctccgatgtggctaccgcaagatccttcatgaacttctctaaggatgtaatccgtctcttctggtcctacac
This sequence is a window from Salvia splendens isolate huo1 chromosome 14, SspV2, whole genome shotgun sequence. Protein-coding genes within it:
- the LOC121765189 gene encoding short-chain dehydrogenase reductase 2a-like; the protein is MTAQVIPELVFSGTQFHGMECISIPTIRRLEGKVAIITGGAGGIGEAIVRLFAAHGAKVIMADVDDIQGKSIAESLAGQATYVHCDLSSETEIEALINLTVTKHGKIDILFNNAGILGDQSRHKSILEFDAAEFDRIMTVNVRGTALGMKHAARAMIRGGGRGGCVISTASVAGVMGGMGPHAYTASKHAIVGLTKNAACELGRYGIRVNCISPFGVATRMLVEAWRDGSTEEEEVMKMKMEEFVSCLGNLKGETLRAKDVAEAALFLASDESRYISGHNLVVDGGVTTSKNCVGL